TACTTAATGGTTAATTTCCTGCCAATCAGGCTAAAAAGTAGTCAATACCTGCATTTATAGTGTTTGGATCAAATGTTATTTAGTGGTGGATTAGTGTTTTATTTCCAGTAAAGGGGAGTCAAACTCACTCACGCAGATGTTGATAACATTTAGAATGCTGTAAaaatacatgtgtgtaacacAGATTTGAAGTCATCCACCTTATATTGAGTTGAAAGCAAGTTGAACTATTTGTGTGGATTACTTGTAACAAGATGGTTGATATCAAGACTGTGTCCTGCCACTGAATATTTGTTTGCTGGAGGTTACCAGTGTTTATCTTTTTATCATGTAAGGCTTCATAAGTTCAAGTAGATGTGAGGCAGTTATTCTGATACACATGAGAAATTACTACCTGGTTATTTTCTATTAAATGCAGTAGTATATTGACATGTTCCACGATACACCAATGGAAAATGTAATTATACCGCTACACATACAAATAGTTCAATGAAGTACTTCTGAGCACATGTTTATGCTACATTTTCTTGGAAAAGGTATATTGAAGCTATCTTTATCTAATATATGCAGcttcataatatcctgctttccCTATGGATGACTCTAGGTTGATGGCAGATGCATTCATGTTTTGCTGATGCCCATCTGTCTCCTATGCTACGATATGTTCTTGATAAGAAGCAATCTATTCTAGTATTTGTAATACTTATCATGATATGAGAATCCTGCCCCCCATTTGTATCCCCACATTAGCACAATATCATCTATCACAGGGTGAATGCTCAAGACGTCAGTAGTTTCAAATCTCCACATCCCACTTCCTTCACagtaaattaattaaattaagtGCTACACATTAGAATGCTGGAAAAGTCCGGCTAATTGTTAAGAACAAGACAGTTCACTTTTGTAAAGTCTCTTATTTCAACTTGTTTTCTCCCATTTCCCTTTCTAAAAAAGCTGCTAGTATCCTGTCAGCTTTCTTCTCACACCATCATAGGAGTGTCTGAGAAGACCGAGCTAATGGAGTCTGCTACTGACTTCTTCCTCTTTCCCTTCATAAGTGAACTGGCCTCAACATCTATGTCATCATTGTCCTCATCCCCGTTAGGGTTCAGCTTGCCATTTTGTCCCTGTGCCTCCTTGGAGTCTATGAAAGCCACATGCCTGTTAAGCTCTGCCTTGAGCACTGGGTGCCCGTGGGTCGGCGTCACGCTCAACATGGATGAGTGGATGCTGTCGTCCCCCCGATTTTTACTCCTATTGGGGCAGCAGAAGCAGCGGCACGGTGTCAGGTAAAGGTATATGATTACCAGAACCACGCTGGCCAGGCAGCCGACTAATGTGGTGTACGCCGTGTTCAAGGTCTCTCCATTGCCGTGCATGGTAAAGTTGTGGACCTTCAGTACCACATAGATGGTTTCATTGAAGGTTCCGCTGGTGGCAAAACAGGTGTAGGTTCCAGAGTCGTCCAATCTCACTGGATTAACTTGAAGACTGCCACCTGGCAAAACTTTAGCAGTCTGGTTGCTTGCTGGTATCAATGCCACATTCCCAGGAAGTGTCCAAGTCTTTAACACATTCCTGTGTTTGGTGTCGCAACTGAGGAGCAACGACTGCTCAAGAAAAGCCTCTTGTTCTGCCTCTTTAAAAGTACTGCAATTCATGCTTTCGCCGCTCAGATCGAAAGCATCAATCTGGGTCTTCTGTGGGCCTGGCAGAACACATGTGAAGTCATCTTTGAAGTCCAGGGCTGAGTTGAGCTTTCGGATGTACCAGTGTGCAAGGAGTGTGTAGAGGTCACAGTGACAGAGCAGGGGGTTGTTGTGGAAATAGAGGCCGTTTTTAATCCAGGCTGGCAGGACTTGAAGCTCATCAATAGGCAAAATTTTAATCTTGTTGGATGACACATCCAGCAAGCTTAGTTTTTCTAGACGGGATTTTTCCTTGACAAGCTCCACAGGGAATCGGGAGATTTGGTTTTGGCTCAGGTAGAGCTTCTGGAGATTGATCATGGTGATAAAAGCTGAGCGGTCAATCTGGTAAATTTTGTTATTGTACAACAAGAGAACCTCTAGGTTGACTAATGGCTCAAAGACAAACTCATCTAGCTGCTGCAAGCTGTTGGAGGACAGGTCCAAGTAGCGCAGGTACTTCACATTAATGAATGCCTCTGATGACAGGAAGAGGAGGCCATTGTGACTGAGCAGCAGGTTGCGAAGCTTCGGGAGCTTCACTGGAGTCCACTCTGACCTCAACTTTGTGATCTCATTGTAACTGAGATCCAGAACGGTGGCGTAGAGCGGCAGCCCCGTTGGAATGTTGGTCAGGTTCATCTTAGAGCAGCTCATGATGTTGGAGGCGCAGATACAAGTCTTGTGACAGTCTAGCGCTGACCCTGCTGTCCCTGGAGGCCAGTGGAGACCTATGCACAGGGCGAGGAATAGGGCCCATTCCAAATCTTTACTCCAGGGAGGTGATGTTTTTAACAGGCTGCCACCTGCTCTTCTTGAGGGCTGCAACATGCTGGCAGTCTATCTATATCCCAGAAAACTGTAAACTGAGCTTAATTCCCAGGAGGTGAAGAAGTTCAGGGCATTGCTTTGTGATGGCTGAAAATGAAGAGAGCAGAGTTAACAAATCTGGGTACATGGAAAACATTCATTCACTGTTGAAGATTTGAGCTTTAAATAGATCTTTAAAGTGAAAGTGCACCATCTACTGACACAAATATGGACAAAAGCATTGGAACATGTGGAAAGCTTTTCTGTAAAGACTTTCTACATGTGGTCGTGTGTCTGTGGGAATTTTGTCGATTCCTCCAAAAGAGCATTTCTGACAGGTCTATTCAACTAGCAGCTTGTAAATGACACCATATAGGCTCCCCTGAGTTCAGTTCACAAATTGTGAGACAAACCTTATGTAGCAATTTCCTAAAACACAATAGTGCTCCTGTCATGTAGATGAACTTGAACGAGTGGAAACACATTAgaagatccttgcattgacattttaaagtCCTAAAGGCCAGCGTCCATTACACAGAACACTTGTATTTTGCATAATGGGTCTATTTTCTTCTGGAATATGTCACtgatagaagaaaaaaatataatgataaaaggaaataaaccaaaaacaaaacaaaactccatgCACTGTAGAAGATAAGTGGGctcaaaataagaataatattgAAGGCGGAAGTCCAGCACCCTGGTCCTTAGCGTTCTGGATATGTTAGTTGAaattagttgaatagccctgattTATGACATTATAGGTTTGACCTGTTCTTGTACAACTTAAATATTCATAATGGGGTTGAGGTCAGTGCTTTACAAGTTTTTATGCAGCTTGGAACAGAAAAGGCTCTTCCTCAAATTGCTCCCATAAAGTTGGAATGATACAGTTGATAAGATGAAGAATTAAGATTCAGGGGAAAGTAAGGGGTCTGACCCAAACATAAATCATCTATATTGACCCAAGTTGTGTACTGTTAGGTCCGAAATAAGTATTTGGACATGATTTTTCTACACGCCATGTCACTTCCTTTATCATAAATTACATGTGTGGTATGCTTTGGCTCATGGGCTGCTCCTTTACTTCTGTGTACTTTTGTTCTGCTATTAAATGCCTGAATAATTGAATTTTGGCAAAACAGTGAAGATGTGGTCTCATCTGCCTCACAGCCAGGTAGGCTTTGTTTCAAATCCGGCTTGAAACTTTATGTTTAGCGTTCGCATGTTGTCTCTAGCTTGTGAGTTTTGTGCATGGTATACTTTAACACTGGAACATGTATGTTAGATTCAATTGTCCATAGGGTCCTGTGATCCTCTTGATGATTAAACCCACCTCTAACCCAAAAgtgagctgggataggcttcagctcaCCCAGGACCCCAACCAGAATAAGCAGTACAAAAGAACTGACTGAAAGGGAGGTGCGTCACAACACGTTTGTCCCTAATGTAAATATGTGTTTTCTTACAGCTAATGTAAGGATTTTGGACTGCACTTGTGCATCAATGCTAGAAGATGAAAGGTTAAATCATCTGAGGTAAGACAGGATAACATGTTAACTTGTTCTAAATATAAAAAAGTGAGCATTCTGTCAAATAGTCCATCTctcagtaatatatatataatctggTATTGTCTTGTTTGTTTTGCAAGTAAAAGTTTGACTGGGCATTGATAAAACACAGTTCTCATTTGACATTGAAACACAATGCACGCACTTGCTCCCATTCGTTCCCTTTAAAACCCATTGACAACATGCACCTGTCTGTCCTTGCAGCATTAAATAGGGAACATTCTTGCAGGCATGCAGTCATTATGTTGCTCTACCATTGAGAAGCACAATGCAtttatactaaaatatatataccatagtgtatgtatgtatatatatatatatatatatgtgtgtatgtatatatgtgtatgtatatatatttatatatatatatatatatatatatatatatatatatatatatatatatatatatatatatatatatatatattaaacatgagGAGAAAGATTGAGGTCCGACTGAGACACTTACCTTCACCCGATGTGTATAGCATAGAatccttttctcactcctgcagCATGCAGATGTCCCCCCTTTCTCTCTAATGGTGATGATGGGATGACGAGGAGGACACAGGATGCAAAACGGGGATATCAGCGCACGAATAAACCCCTATGCGAAATTACGCAAGGAAAGACTCCTTGAGGCGATGACGTGTTGTCATCCGCCGTTTTAAACACACAACTTTGAATGCACGGTGCATTTTCCTGCCTCCTGTGAGTTATCTTGAGCAGCGGTTGGAGGAAAATAGGACAAGCCTCGATCCTCCTCTCCAGCCTGCTGTTATTCTGCGGCTGCCGTGCTTGCGCGAAAGGACGTGGGCTCAGTGCCTCAAGGCGCTGTTGGTACCGCCAGTGGCCGCACGGAGGATGCGCAGTCTAGACGACGTTGTGTAAACTAGCCAGGAGAGGTTTTCATTGCAAACTGACGTTGgcaaaaattacaattttaatatagagacattgtaaaaaaatatattttacagttaGACAATTTTAACAACCGACGTCACATGTTTGCTCggtcacttgttgctaggcagagttcaCAACAAGGACTGAATCATCACTAACTGCCAGTGTCCAATAAGAAAACGTTGCGTGCTAGCCGCGGCCACCCCACAATTGCCAACATTGGTTCGGGTGAACGGTGGTAAGGGGGTTAGGgcatgtgccttacaatacgaaggtcctgggttcgatcccccgGCTCTggatctttcggtgtggagtttgcatgttctccctgtgactgcgtgggttccctccggtactcTGGCTTTCttccacctgcaaagacatgcacctggggataagtagattggcaacactaaattggtgtgaatgttgtccatctatctgtgttggccctgtgatgaggtggcgacttgtccagggtgtaccccgcaagccaaacgaatgcagctgagaaaggctccagcaccctgcgcgaccccaaaaggaaaaagcggtagaaaatggatgggctcAGACACAAATTAAGGAATTTTGTCTAAAAATCCTTAAGGTAAATGATGACCATGTATTGACTATGAAATAGTGGTGCAACCACGGCCGCCATAACTTAACCTGTCATTATTTGCTTGAAAATAATTACATATACATCCGTCAAATGTTCCtgtactttagagcagtggttctcaaccttttttcagtgatgtaccccctgtgaacattttttttaattcaagaaccccctaatcagagcaaagcatttttgattgaaaaaaaaccccaaaaaactaaaatacagcattatgtcatcagtttctgattaattaaattgtataacagtacaaaatattgctcatttgtagtgttctttcttgaactattttggggaaaaaaatataaaaataactaaaaacttgttgaaaaataagtgattcaattataaataaagatttctacacatagaagtaatcatcaacttaaggtgTCCTTTTTgggattgtattagagatccatctggattcatgaacttaattctaaacatttcttcacaaaaaaagaaatctttaacatcaatatttatggaacatgtccacaaaaaatctagctgtcaacactgaatattgcattgttgcatttctttttgcagtttatcaacttacattcatattttgttgaagtagtattcaataaatatatttataaaggattttttaatagttgttatttttagaatattaaaaaaaaaaatctcacgtaccccttagcataccttcaagtagcctcaggggtacgcgtacccccatttcagaACTACTGCTTTAGAGTGTTAAATATAGATTAACTAGTACACACATCgaatcgttgtggcttgtgcagccctttgagacacgtgatttagggctaaataagttaacattgattgattgattgattatcatcagtggataatatatatgataataatacattaaggtattaaaaatatgaacatttgaaaacaaagttatcattattgttgaatgtgctcaaaaagtacttatacacacattgAAATCTGTTGACTAAGTtagtttttaaattaataaaatagaCACTGTTAGAAAAACCACTATTGCTTCACTAATATTCTTTTAATTctagtattttatctgttttaatgcCTAAGCTTTTATTATTTAGATATTGTTTTGTACTGTAGccctttaatatttattctactgaaaatgaattacaaataaatataatttttatttattattcctGGCAGAACAAGCACACATTCCGCTCAGTGGTCCTTGAACACTCCGTAAAAACAACTCCGTCTAGTATTCTTTTGAGTAATAAATAATCATTCTGTGCTTAGAGCACAACTGGTAGATTCactgtgcacaattgaatagctaAGTTGCTGAGACATGGAGTTTAGATTGGGGTGTATCgcttcttaatggggaaagacgacTTGTTTTCATGTTAAGATTGCGAGGTGGCAGCCAGTCCGCAATTTTATCAAACTACAAGGAGTTTTACCGCAGTTAGCATTATTAccttttattgttacattcctacaatacatcattattattatgattatactATTATTAGTGCATCTCCCCGGAGTAAACTTTCCCCTCTTTATTAAAAATTAGTAATGCCTGTTTTTAatgtcagattaaaaaaaaacaagtagggGTAAGCACAGAGTAATTTTACTTCATTGTTAATTTTTTCAATTTTGCACAGTAAAAACTATTTGAACAATTTGTTCACCATTTGTTTGTATAagtaattccccccaaaaaccaGCTTTAAATCGAATAGTATTCCAAAtgtttcacaaaaataaaaacacactaGGCGTGTTAAGACCATTGAAGAGCCAGCTCTGCCAACAAGATGTCAGGCTCATTTATTTTCCAGGGAGTTGGCAACCATATTAGCACGTAGGATGCTGAGAATGACTAGCATGATGCACATATAAGTATCCCAATTGGCTCATCATTTGATCAGTGGctattattttgtgtttttgtggaTAGCTGTGTCCAAATTCAAGGTTAATTCCAGTTCTGTCAAAGgcaaaatttatgtttttttaattcctaTGATAGGATATTAAATCTAATGCTCCAGAAAATCAGTTTTTCATGGAGTAGAGGATGCCCCAACTGTATTATGTTCTCTGATGGTATATAATCTCACTGTGTCACACTTTAAaatcacacccatccatccatattctaccgcttacccggtagtttggggtcgcgggggtcgctggagcctatcttagatgcattcgggcggaaggcgggtacaccctggacaagtccccacctcatcgcagggccaacacagaaagacagacaacattcacactcacattcacacaccagggccaatttagtgttgccaatcaacctatccccaggtgcatgtctttggcggtggtaggaagctggagtacccggagggaacccacgcagtcacggagagaacatgcaaactccacacagaaagatcccgagcccgggattgaacccagaacaattattgtgaggcacattcactaacccctcttccaccgtgctgccttttGAAATCCTTTCATCTTTCATATTGGAGCAATTTAACATTTAACCATCTCTGCAGGTTAATCTCAATTTGAATATCAATGGAAATCAATCTGTAATACTGTATATCTAGCATCAACTTCTTAAGCTTCCCAAAAATCTTATCATGTGTTTATAACTGTAGATGTGATTAAGTGCCAGCTAAAGTGAGGAATACCCTCATTATTACTCAAGGGAATCCACCCACCTTATTCTTTTGGAGATATTCTTTAATTCACAGATATGCAAAATTTGGCAGAGCAGGGACTATTTGCCATGAAGCTGATTCATCCATGCAGCCACCTACTCAGGGAATGCATATGAAATCATGTGGCAACTTAACTCTAAACTAGTGGGTGTAATACATTGTCTTGTAACATACCTTGTCTACTTTAGTAGACtcttgtttgtaaattgtttgaTTAGACCAGTGCttcttaaacttttttcaccaagtaagtaccacctcagaaaaaaacttgtctctccaagtaccaccccgaccaacattaatatacagtagcgtagtaggccaaagtattaattaaaaacaaggcaggggttttatttaacaagtatatttaatattttttcgtCAGACATTAGTTGTGTTCATTTTGAGACATACTGTTAACAAACTGAGCTTAAATATTAATTTGCACATACTTTACCCCATTGTCAATGTGGGAGAGGATCGTGATCAGCGCACTGTTGGGGTAAaggtcagcgaccccgtctgggctgCTGGAAACAGCGCGCCATTAGACAGGTGCATGGCATGTGCTGCCTGAGAGACACAGAGACACAGCTGCCAGATGATTAGTTtgcgcaggtggtacgtgttaaactaatcatctgttgtctttaacagtgagcggccgggtgcaggGGGGAGGAAGAACCAGAAGGACTGAAAAGTCGAAAGAAATACATGTTGATAACAAAGAACATTATTAAAAACCCTGTCAACTCTGCGCAACTGGCTTCCAGCGTGTATCTGTGAGTAGAAAAACCTTACATTTGGCGCcatactaaaaaaaaagaaaaagaacaatGTCAACACCAAGCCCGATCGAGGCATTGGGGCAGCTGTTGGTGGAAGTGTCCACGGCCAATCACCGGCAGATGGAAGCCATGCAGGGACATGTCGCCCAGCAGAGCCAAATCCTGCGAGCCCTGACAGAAAGGTCCGGAGCGGGGGCACCCGCGGCAGCGAGGCCATCATTGGCGGCCGTGGACAGAATGGCGGAGACAGAGGATCCACAAACTTACATGGACATGTTCGAGGCCACGGCGGGAGCATGCGCGTGGCCTGAGGAGGAATGGGCAGTAGTACGGCTGCTAACACTGCTGGCGGGAGAAGCGCAGCGGGCGGCACTCAGCCTACCACCAGATTCCCAGGTGAGGTACCGGGACTTGAGACGCGTGGTGCTGGACAGGCCCGGAGGGTCCAAAGAAGATCACAGGCGCCGCTTCCGGGCAATGCGACTCGGCCCGGAGGAGCGGCCTTTCGCCCTGGGCCAGCAACTAAGGGATGCAGCAAGGAGATGGCTGCAACCCGGGCAAATCCAGGAAGTGATGGAACAAATCATTCTGGAGCAGTTCATGGAGGCCATCCCGGCGCGGACCTCCGCGTGGGTTCGGTATCACCGTCCTCAGGACTTGGCAGCGGCGGTGGCATTAGCGGAGGACCATCTGGCGGTGcaccgtgaaaaaaaaaaaggaggagaagACAGCGGAGGCGGTGGAGCGCCCAGTTGCGGCGCGCGCATTCTGCGCAGCGCCGGAACTGGCCGACGGAACTCAGCAGTGCGCAGGGGTGCGTTCACGACCGGTAGGAAAAGGGGATATCCGCGCTGTTCTCATCGGCGACGCGAGATTATCCGACGCTGCCGGGGGGGAAAGGGGGAGGGGAGCCGGCGGAGGCTTCTCAGGAAGTTTCCCTGGCTTCCCAATGGCGCCCCATGGATGATTTTCCACTTCagcagtctcgagatgacactctgcgcgcgacctgggaccaagtgatttcAATTGATGGGCAGAAGGGATTCCCCCACTTTGCATTGATTAGGGACAGATTATACAGAGTGAGtcgtgacactcagacaggggaggaaatcACCCAATTGCTGGTGCCAAAAAATtgtcgggaaatgattttccaagCGGGACATTTTAATCTCATGGCCCGCCACGAGGGGTATGATAAAGACACTTATTCGGATAATGGTCCGGTTCTATTAGCCAGGCATTCGGGCAGATGTGCGCCGCTGGTGCGCGGCTTGCCCGGATTGTCCGGATTGTCACCTAGTCAACCCTACAGCCACCCCTAGGGCTCCTTTGCGGCCATTACCACTCATAAAGGTCCCATTTGAGCGTATTGGGATGGACCTtgtcggaccatttcacccgagcaacCATGGATATCGCTTTGCGCtggtcctggtggattacgcaacgcgctatcccgaagcagtaccGCTgggctccatctctgcaaagagtgtcacgcaggcactgtttcaagttatctcccgagttggaatccccgaaagagattctgactgaccagggcacatCCTTTATGTCACACACATTAAAGGAGttgtacggattattggggatcAAATCCATTCGAACCAGGGTTTACCACCCACAGACTGATGGGTTGGTGGAGTGGTtgaatagaactttgaaatccatgatccggaagtttgtacacgaggacaaaccaaattggcgtAAATGTTCGgatcccctgttatttgcagtgcgggaggttccTCAGGCCTCCACAGGGTTTTTCCCGTTATAACTGTTGTTCGGCAGAAAGCCGCACGGGGTACTGGACCTAGTTAAGGAAaactgggaggaaggtccaattCCCAGTAAAAACGAAATTCAGTAtgtcatggacttgagagcaGAACTCCACACATTGGGACACTTGTCATGTGAGAATATGATCCAAGCCCAAGAACGTCAGCAACGCCTGTATAACAAGGGGACGCAACTCAGACAATGttcaccgggagagaaagtacttgtattactcccaacatccagctctaaattactcgccaagtggcaaggaccctttgtggtcacacgaCAAGTGGGTGACGTGGATTACGAGGTCAGGCGGCCTGACTAGGGCGGGGCACCcaaatataccacctcaacctactaaaagggtggagggaagcggagcttgtctccatggtgacggcgatagcggagagcgaggagctggggccggaggttCCCCCCTTCCCCCCGGCCCTTCCCTCTCCGCTGTGATAATCATCTGACGCCGTCACTGAAAGCAGATGTGGCCAATttgcagcaacattttgctgacATGTTCTCCCCCCTGCCAGGCTGCATGAACCTCACCcaacatcacatagagaccagcccaGGCGTGACTGTGAGGTCTCGGCCCTATAGGTTACCCGAACACAAGCGCAAATTagttcgggaggaattaaaagccatgctggaattgggggtagTAGAAGAGTCACACAGTGCATGGTGCAGCGCCATAGTGCTAGTAGGGAAGAAATATGGGTCAGTGCGATTCTGTGTAGACTACCGCAAGGTAAATGATGTGTCACGTTTTGATGCCTACCCGATACcctgggtcgacgagctcctggactggttgggcactgctcgtttttttacgacactggatttaactaagggttactggcagattcccttgtctccagagtctaaGGAAAAAACGGCATTCTCCACTCCAGAAGGTTTATACCAATTCGTGACCATTCCGTTCGGCTTGTTTGGTGCACCTGCCACatttcagagactcatggaccgGGTACTGCGCCCCCACGCGGCATATGCTGTcgcctatctggatgatgtcatcatccaggggaacaACTGGGCGGAGCTATGCAAAGGGTGGGGGTGGTACTCGAGTCTCTGAGGCGGGCGGGCCTCACCGCCAACCCCGCGAAGTGcgcagttggccggagggaggtacagtatatgaggtaccacttgggggaaggTCAGGTGCGGTCTCAGATAGACAAAACCGCGGCAGTTGCGGCCTGCCCGACCCCgaagacgaaaaaggaggtgaggcagttttttgGGCTGGTGGGCTAC
The DNA window shown above is from Nerophis ophidion isolate RoL-2023_Sa linkage group LG06, RoL_Noph_v1.0, whole genome shotgun sequence and carries:
- the amigo1 gene encoding amphoterin-induced protein 1, giving the protein MLQPSRRAGGSLLKTSPPWSKDLEWALFLALCIGLHWPPGTAGSALDCHKTCICASNIMSCSKMNLTNIPTGLPLYATVLDLSYNEITKLRSEWTPVKLPKLRNLLLSHNGLLFLSSEAFINVKYLRYLDLSSNSLQQLDEFVFEPLVNLEVLLLYNNKIYQIDRSAFITMINLQKLYLSQNQISRFPVELVKEKSRLEKLSLLDVSSNKIKILPIDELQVLPAWIKNGLYFHNNPLLCHCDLYTLLAHWYIRKLNSALDFKDDFTCVLPGPQKTQIDAFDLSGESMNCSTFKEAEQEAFLEQSLLLSCDTKHRNVLKTWTLPGNVALIPASNQTAKVLPGGSLQVNPVRLDDSGTYTCFATSGTFNETIYVVLKVHNFTMHGNGETLNTAYTTLVGCLASVVLVIIYLYLTPCRCFCCPNRSKNRGDDSIHSSMLSVTPTHGHPVLKAELNRHVAFIDSKEAQGQNGKLNPNGDEDNDDIDVEASSLMKGKRKKSVADSISSVFSDTPMMV